The Flavobacteriales bacterium genome contains the following window.
CCGTGCCCGCGAAGACGAGCGCATAGGTCCCGATCAGCTCTGCGACGTAGCGCCTCATGCGTGCTGCGCGATGAAGTCCTTGCAGTAGGCCTTGATCTCGTCGCGCACCTGCCTGAATGCACGCATGATCTCTTCCTCCGTGCCCGTGACTTTCGCCGGATCGGTGAAGTTGTGGTGGTGCTTCTGCGCAGTGGTGGGGAACCAGGGGCAGCGCTCCTTGGCATTGTCGCAGACCGTGATCACATGGTCGAAGGTGTGGTCCCGGTACTCGTCCACATTGTTGCTCGTGTGGTGGCTGATGTCGATGCCATCTTCCTTCATGATCGCGATCGCGCGCGGGTTCACGCCGTGCGTCTCCACGCCGGCGCTGAGCACTTCCACAGCGGACCCGCCGAAGTGCTGCAAGTAACCGTGGGCGATCTGGCTGCGGCAGCTGTTGCCGGTACAGAGCACGAGGATGCGCATCAGCAGCAGGTGCTATCGATCCCGCAGCCGCAGGTCTCGCCGGTGGCCACCTTCACCTTCTCCGTGCCTTCAGCGTTGGGTGCACAACAATCGCCGTTGTCATTCCGGGCATGACCCGGAATCGCGCTCCCCTTGTATGCAGATACCGTGATACTGAAGATGCCCGTTCCGCTGGCCTTGTAGGCAGCGATCTCCGCCGCGCTCAAGTGGCGGGAGAGAATGTCGTCCGGTACGATGATGGGTTTGCGCTTCTGCACGCTCACCTGCTCGAAGCCCAGGTCGTGGATAATGCCGAGGTATTCACTCTCCTGCAGGGCGCCGCTCACGCAGCCAGCGTACATCTCCGCGCTGGCGCGCAGGGTGTCGGGGATCGCGCCACGCAGTACCACATCGCTGATGCTGAAGTGTCCGCCCGGTTTCAGCACGCGCAGCACCTCGCTGAGGGCTTTGCGTTTGTCGGGCACCAGGTTGAGCACGCAATTGCTCACCACCACGTCCACGATGTTGCTCGTGAGCGGCAGCGCCTCGATGTCGCCTTGGCGGAACTCTACGTTCTGGTAGCCCAGCTTCGCGGCGTTCGCCTTCGCCTTGGCCACCATTTCCGGGGTGAAGTCCACGCCGATAACGCGGCCATCTTCACCGGTCTCGTGGCGGGCCACGAAGCAGTCATTCCCGGCGCCGCTGCCCAGGTCGAGCACCGTGTCACCCTTCTTGATGCCCGCGAACTGCGTGGGCAATCCGCAGCCGAGACCGAGGTCGGCGTCGGGGTTGTAGCCTTCCACCTGGGTGTAGTCATCGGTCATGATGTTGTACACCTCCGTGCTGCAACCACCCGCGCCGCAGCAGCTGCTCGCGTTGGTGTCCTTGTCCTGTTTGGCGATCTCCGCGTACTTGGCGCGGACCATGTCTTTGGTTTCTTGAGCAGTGTTCATGGCTTGTGTCATGCCGGTCCTTCGACTTCGCTCAGGAGACCCGGCGCTTATTGGTTCAACAGCAGTTATCGCTCACGCTCGTGAGCAGTTTGTCCATGCCCTTCTTCAGGGCGTTCCATCCTTTCGGGTCGATGCAGTAGCAGATGCTGGTGCCTTCCACCGTGCCTTGGATGAGCCCGGCGTTCTTCAGCTCCCACAAGTGCTGGCTGATGGTGGCCTGCGCCAGGCCCAGTTCCTCCACGAGCGACCCGTTAACGCAGGTGCCGCGCTTGACGAGGAATTGCAGGATGGCGATGCGCGCCGGGTGGCCGAGCACCTTCGCCAGCGCGGCGATGCGGTTCTGCTCGGCGGTGAAGAGGTCAGTCTTGATGAGGCCCATGATCTTGTGGGCGCAAGACTACTACAATGCTATATCGTAATAATACGATAAAAGGTCCAGGATCGGGATCCTGTCCGTGCTGATGGGGTGTCGTTCAGTTGCCCAATGGCTTGCCGGCCGCGGTCCACGCGTGGATGCCGCCTTGGAGGTCCACCACGTCGTTGAACCCTTGGCCGATGAGGAACTCTCTCGCTGCGGCACTCCGACGGCCGGAAGCGCAGTAGAGCAGTACCGGTTTCGACTTGTCGAGACTACCGGCGTACGCTTGCACTTGACCAGCGTTCTGATCGAGGTTCGTTGCGTTCGCCAGGTGGCCACCGTTGAATTCTCCGGGTGAGCGCACATCGATGAGCTGGGCGCCCGGTTCGTGCAGCCGGGCCGCGAAGGCTTCCGGTGAAAGGCTGTGGGTTTCTTGGGAGGCCGTTCCGCAGGCCAACAACAGCAGCGGGAGCAGGAGGAAGAAGGCGCGCATGGGTTTCTAGGGAAGCGGAAGGGCCGCGCGGATGCACGGCCCTTCCCCGGTGAAGAGCTCTTACTTCAGGTTGTTCACGCTGGTCCACGGACCGCCGTTGTACACATCGAAGCCGTGCCGCTTCAAGGTGTCGGCCGCCATGCCACTGCGCGCGCCGCTACGGCAGCAGGTGATCACAGGCTTGTTCTTGTCGATCTTCTTGAGCTGGTCCTGGATGCGGTCCAACGGGATGTTGATCGAACCGGCCACATGCCCGCTGCGGAACTCATCGGGTGTGCGCACATCCACGATGGTGGCGCCTTGGGCGATCTTCTCGCGGAGGTCCACCTTGGGGCCGCCGATGCCGAACAATGTCTTGAACATGGTTGCTGTTGTTGTGCGGTACAAAGGTCTGTCAAGGTTCATCCGTGGTTGGTGATCCAGGTCACAGAGCAGGGATCAGAACACGTAGTTGATGATCAGGTCGGCATGCAGCATGTCCACTTTGTTGATGGACTGCTTTTCGGTGAGGTCCGGATCGATCGGGAGTTTGGCGAGCACGAGGAATTGTGCCGCAAGCCCCTTCCATCCACCTTTGAACTGGTACTGCGCGTTCATGTCGAACTGGGTGTAGGACGGCATCGCGTACTTGTTCAGCCGGGCATTGGTCAGTTCGGGCATCTGGTACATTCCCCCATCCACTTGGATGCGCCAGCCGTCAGCGCCTTTCCAGATCAAGTTCAAGGACGCCGCATGCACATCGCCCGCGCCTTCGTTCCGCTCGCGCGGCTGGAAGGTAAAGAACGGGTCACGGCCCCACTCGCGGGGCATCAGATATCGGCCATGCGCGGTGATGCGTGTGTAGTTCAGTTGCCATCGGAACTTGCCGATCACATTGCGCACACGACCACTGAAGGCCCAGGATGATCCGCTGGGCGGCATATAGTGGAGAGCGGCATCCGCTTCGCCGCGCTGCTGGGCGGGATCCTGCCGAATGCCGAAGGCGGAGGCGCTCCACCGATCTTCTTTCCCTCCCGCATCCAATTGGACCAGTGCGCTGTTGAACACGTTCTCGGTGTGGAGGTTCCATGCGGTGATCGTCGTTGAGCGGTACAGCTTCTTCTTCACGCTCGCGATGAAGATGCCCGCGCTTGATCCGGACTCACCATGTCGTGCACCTTCGCCGTACACATTGCGACCCACCGGAAAGACGGACATGCTTTCGTACACCGGGTACCATTCACTGGCGCCTCGCGGGGCTACCCGGTAGATCCAACCGCCTTGCCATGTGGTGCCATGTTCTGTGTGGTGCTGCACCCAGACTCCTTCGAACAAGCTGGGGTGCATCCGGCCGTCCTGTGGATTGAGGAACGGTGTGTTCAATTCCTGCTTTCCGAGGATCACCTGCGTTCGCGCATTCTTCGAACGCCAGTCCAGCTGGAATTCGTGCAGGTACGCGAGGTCGTTGGTGTGCCGCGGATCGTTCACGTCATAGAGGCCGATCTCATAGCGGTTCGCGACGCCGGTCACCGGATCCGGCAAGGTCAGGTCGCTCGTGGCAAGGTCGAAGGTGTAGCCGCCGCTCAACTTGAACCGGGTGCCATGCCACCGCTGCGAGGTGAAGCCCATGGTGCCGCCAAAGGCCACAGCGTGATAGTCCGATGGTGCTCCATCGTTGATGGTCGTCATGTTGTAAAGCCGGAAGCGGCCATCCAGCTCGCCCTGTTTCATGATGTCGTACAGGTGACTGGTGCCGCGCAGGCTGTCCGAGCTGGGGATGTCCTGTTCGCTGTGCTGGCCCATCCCGATCAATGGGAAAGCCGCCAGAGAAACAAGCATCAAGCCCGCCCGACCGCAGTGCGACCGGCCCAGTGATCGCTCGTGCATGGATCAGAAACCCGCCTTGATGTAGCTCCAACCGTCCTCCTGCCGCTCCACGATGTGGATGATGCCGGCCTTCACATGACCCGCTTCGGCCAGGACCTTGGTAGGGTCCAGTTGCCGCTCCCGAATGGTGTTGTCGCAGGCGAGGAAGGTGATGCCTTTGCCAGCGAACTCCTTCACCTTGCCTGCCACGATGCTGCGATCGCCCATGAGCAGGTCCATGCCAGGACCGTGGCACACCAGTTCCAATTGCAGGTTCGGCGCGGCTTCCAGCATGTTCTTGAACTGCTTCATCAGGTTCTTGTGCACCAGTGTATCGCCGCTGGTCAGCTGCATCACGATGCGGTGCTGGCGGACGCTGTCCTGCGCCAGGACCAGGAATGAGGTGAGGAGCAAGGTGACGATGAGCAGTGTGCGTTTCATGGCCGCGAAGTTCTCGCAGCGCTCCTCGGTGCTCTGTGATCCATATCACACAACGAGCGGTGCATGGCCGGTGCCGGTGATGCGGCACGCGTGATCAATACAGATGCACTTTTGTACAGCCTTGTTCATGCGACCGGATCTGGTTCCCAAGTTGTTCACCGTATTCCGGCAGGGGTACGGGAAGGAACAACTGCGCCGGGATGTGCTAGCTGGTATCGTGGTCGGCATCGTGGCGTTGCCGCTCTCGATCGCTTTCGCCATCGCTTCGGGCGTATCCCCGGAAAAGGGGCTGATCACGGCGATCGTCGCAGGGTTCTTCATCAGTGCCTTCGGCGGAAGTCGCGTGCAGGTCGGTGGGCCTACCGGCGCCTTCATCGTGATCGTGTACGGCATCGTACAGGCCCATGGTGTGGAAGGCCTCACCATCGCCACATTGATGGCCGGTGTGCTGCTCGTGATCATGGGGCTGTTGCGCTTCGGTGCCCTGTTGCGGTATTTCCCGCACACGCTCATCGTCGGGTTCACATCCGGCATCGCGGTGATCATCTTCTCTTCGCAGATGAACGATCTACTGGGACTGCGGCTCACGAACGTGCCGGCCGACTTCCTCGGAAAGTGGGCACTCTTCGCGTCGCACGTCAGCGACATACAACCCCTGTCCGTGGTGATCGCTGTGGGTACCATTGTGGTAACCCTCCTCATGACGCGTGTGTCCACGGTCGTTCCCGGTGCCGCCCGGTGCGTTCTCCTCGTGGATGTTGGTGGTGGATCCCTTTTCCTTTTCGGTCATAGCTGTGCGCTTCGTTCGCGACTGGGGGCGGATCGTTCAGGATGCGCACGGCCGGGGCCAGGTCAGCATCGAACTGCCCGCGCCGCACGGCCCAGATGAAGGCCACCAGGAACACGCCGACGACGAACGTGCTGGCGGTGATCAGGAGGAAGATGACGCTCATCAGGTCCGTGGCTTTGCGCAGCGAAACTGCCCGGAGCGGTTCGGTACGACGGTGAGACCGGTCAGCGGCGGAATCGACTTTCGTCATTTCCCAGGGCATGGTGCGCCGATCGTGACGATCGACACCTTCGGAACTTGCATGATCCGGTACTTTCGACCGCGATGTTCTCAAAGGCCTGTATGTACGCCATCCGGGCGACGGTGCTCCTCGCATCGGACGAGGCGAAGGGTGTGCGCTGGACGCTCAGCGCGATCGTGGAGGAGACCGGGGCGCCGGAAGCCTTCATGGCCAAGATCCTGCGCAAGCTCGTGCGTGCGGGTATCCTGCGGTCGGTGAAAGGCCCGGGCGGTGGTTTCGATATGCTGCCGGGCCGGGCCGGGATCCTGCGGCTCGGCGAGGTGGTCACAGCCATCGACGAGGATCATCTCTTCAAAGGCTGCGCACTGGGTTTCTCCCGATGTGATGCGAAGAAGCCTTGCCCGATCCACACACAGGTGGAGGCCGTGCGGGAACGGCTCCGTGGGGTGCTGGCGATCACACCCATCAAGGATCTGGGCCGCGACCTGCACGACGGCAGGGCCTTCCTCAAGGGAAAGCTCTGAACAACGAAGGCGCCCTCGCGGACGCCTTCGCCGACTTTCACCAACCCCGGGTCATGCGTCAGGGAGGGTGATATGCCACCGGACTATCCCGGCAGCAACACCTTATCGATCACATGGACGATACCATTGCTGGCCGGCACGCTGGCCACGATGTTGGCACCGTTGATGGTGATCTTACCGTCAACAATGGATACTTGCGTCTTGCCTCCATCCACCATGTCGATCTTCTGGCCATCGCGCAATTGTTCGGGTTTGAGCACACCCACGAAAACATGATACTGGAGCACGGTCTGGAGGTCGGCCTTCTTCTCCGGCTTCAACAGCCCATCCACCGTACCCGCAGGCAATGCATCGAATGCCGCATTGGTCGGTGCGAAGACGGTGAACGGGCCCGCGTTGCTCAGTGCGTCCACGAGTTCCGCCGCTTTTACGGCGGCCACGAGCGTGGTATGGTCCGGCGAGCCGACCGCGATTCCTACGACGTTTTTCTGGGACTGGTCATCAACTACGGTGGATTGGCCACCCTCCGCCGGTGTTGCTGTGGTGTTGGTCGCACTGGTCTGTCCGGGATGATCGGTCCCTCCTCCACAGGCGATCAGGAGCGAGGTGCAGAGGACGGTCAACGACCATTGTATGGTGGGTGTGGTGAGCATGGTGGTTCTTTTATCAGGACAATATTGTCCGGTATTGACGGTGCCGAGGCTGATCGTCATCATTTGTCGTGCTGTTTTCGATCAGTGCTTTTGATGGCGGTCTCCGGTTCACAGATCCTTGCGTGCGAAAACGCGCACCGCGGCCCAACAGGGAAGCAAGGCCCACAGCAGCAGGATGCTCAACGAAGCGAGCATGCCGCCCATGCTGCCGAAGAACTTCTCGTACACGGCGCCGGTATAGCCCAGCAATGCGGCGAGGTCGATCTTCAACATGATGAGCATGCGGGAGAGGTCGATCGGGTTCAGCGCGGCGAGCGGCACGATGAGCGGTTCGATGGGGCGGTCACTGAAGCTGAACATGATCCACAACAGCAGCGAATCCCACACGATCGCCATGAGCACCCAGGCTACAAGACCTATTCCCACGGCCTTCGCGCGGTCACGCTGTTCCACCGCGATCCAGAGGCCCAACGCGCAGCAGACGAAGGTGAGCAGGCCGCCGGTGAGCAGAAGCGTCCAGCCTACCGGCCCTGGTGCCCAAGCCGCAATGGGGAGGCCGACGCCGAGGATGTACGATGCGGACAAGGCCGTGCTCACCGCGAGGTACTGCGCCCGGGTGATCGTGTGCCGGTGGAGCGGCTGCACGGCTAGGAGCACTGTGAACTCGTACTGGTTGTAGAACCAGATGATGGTGAAGACCAGGGAGAGGAGCGGCGTAAGGGCCAGCACCACCTGCGAAAGCGTGATGAGCGCTTTGGTGTTGTCCGGCTCCAACATGAAGAGTGCGGTGGAGATCGCCAGGAGCAACATCGCGTAGCCGATCGCGAAACGGTTGCGTGCCAGGTCGAGCAGTGTGTATTTGAAGACCTTCCACATTGCTACGGCTGTTGTGCGAGGAATTTGGGCAAGGCCACCGCGAGGGACGTTTCGCCGGTGGCTTCCGTGATCAGTTCAGGCGGCAATGCGAAGCGCAGGCGCCCGTCCTCCAGATAGGCCACACGATCACCTAGGCGTTGCACCTCTTCCATGATGTGCGAGGTGATGAGCACCGTGGCTCCTTCACGCTTGGCAAGGATCGCGGTGTCCAGGAGTTTCCCGGCGCTCACCGGATCGAGGCCGGCAGTGGGTTCATCGAGCACCAGGATGTTGGGCCGGTAGCGGAAGGCGAGCACGGCGCTCACCTTCTGCCGCATGCCCCCGCTCAACTGGCTGATGCGTTTGTCGAGCAGTGCGTCCACGCCGAGCTGGTGGATGAGCAGGTCGTCGGTGGAGCCTGATCGGGCATCGCGGATGTCGTTCATCATGCGCAGCAACTGCTCCACGGTGAGCTCACGTGGGAACTCCGCGTACTGCGGCATGTACCCGATGGCTGCGCGGTAGGAAGGGTCGGTGCCCACCACGGTGCCGTTGATCGTTAGCGCGCCTTCGGTGGCATGCACCAGCCCGAGCAGGCACTTGATCAAGGTCGTCTTGCCGGAGCCGTTCGGACCGATCACCATCACGATCTCGCCTTCAGCGAATCGCGCGTTCACCCCGCGCAGCGCCCATTGTTTGCCGTAGCGTTTGCCCAGACCTTCGATGATGATCCTATCCATCTGTAGCCGCTTCAGCGTGTGAACAGAGAGAGTCGAGGGCGCGTCGACGCGGTGGCGGTGGGCGGTCTCATCAATGGTGACTTGTCCTCAAGGGCCGCCGGCGTGAGCGTGGGCACGATCCGTTCGCTCTGGTCCAACAGGTTCACCATCAGGCTGCGCGAGAGTACCATGGCGTAGGGCATCCGGTCGGTCACGAGCGCGAAGAAGCTCAACGGATGGTGGGGCACATCACCGCGCCCATCACGGTCCAGATCGTAGCCTTGGTAGCGGTCCCAGTAGTTGCCGCGCAGTTCGCTCAGCACCAGGTCGCCATTCGTCGTCATGTCGAAGGTGTTCCCGCTGAAGCTGTTGCTTTCGAACACGGTGGATGTGCTGTTCGCGAAGAGCTTCACCGCCCAGCCGTTCGCACTGAAGGTGTTGCCCTTCACCTGTGCACGATTGCACCCGTCCACGAACATGCCCACGGTGTTATCGGAGAAGTGGTTCCGCTCGATGTGCGCGTCGTTGATCTCCTTCAGGAGCAAGCCGTAGGCACTTCCGCCCCGGTTGTGCTCGAAGCGGTTGTCGGTCATGGTCACTTCGCGGGTGAACATCACGGCCACGCCCGCGCCGTTGTCGTGGAAGAAGTTGTTGGTGTAGCTGTCCCGGTGGCTGAACATGAAGTGCAGGCCGTAGCGCGTATTGTATGCGGTGGTGTCGTGATCGATGCGCGAGTCCGTCACGAATTCCAGGTAGATGCCATCGCGGTGGTGCGATACGCGGTTGCGCAGGATCTCCACATGCTGGCACTTCCAGAGATGTACACCGTTCGCCCGCCTGTTCTCCGGTGTGGAGTGATCGCCGATCACCGTATTGTCGGCGATCATGGCGCGGGCCACACTGCTCAGGTAGATGCCGAAGAAGCAGCCTTCCACCTTGTTCCGGGTGATGCGGATATCCGTGGCGCTGATGCACTTGATGCCCGCGTTGTCATTCATGTCGCTGATGGCCGTTCCACGCACGACCAGTCCGGAGATATGCACATCACCGGACTTGACGACGATGACCTCTCCGCTGCCTTTGCCATCCACCACGGGCCAACCCTCGCCCAGCAGCGTTACCGGTTGCGTGATCGTGATGGTACCTTCGGTGTAGGATCCGGCTTTCAGCAGCACCGTGTCATGCGGGGCTGCGGCGTTCAGGCTCTTTTGCAAGCTCATGCCGGCCGTAACCGTGCGCGTACGTGCCGCCACATGGCAAGCGCAGAACAGGAGAGCACATGTGGTGAACAGGATGCGCATGGTTCAATGCGTCGACAGCAGTTTCCGTGTCGCGGCCCAATCGAGCGATCCTCCTGGATGCGTTACGATAGCGACCGCGCGCGTTTCCGCATCGCTGAACGCCGCAACGTTCCCGTTCATGGGACTGCGCAGGGTTGTTGCGTGCAGGTAGTACGCCGTGGTCGCATCGATCACTTCGCCGGGGCGCGCGTGATCACAAACCCACCAGCCTTGCACCTGATCTTCGGCGATGCGACCCTCGGCCACATGCTGCACCATGCACTCCGGTGAGTCGAAGGCATAGGTGCGTCCGGCTTTCGTGACGATGGCCGAGGCGAACTGCCGGTCCATCACGTTCATGCGGCAATAGGCGCATTCAACCTGGCCGAAGTCGATCACCGGCGGGCCGTCCGACGCGCAAGAAGTGAGGGACAGCATGCCGATCAGGGCGAGCACATGGGCTTGCGGGGGGACCTGTTGTCCCGCCTCGCGCGGTGCGGTCGCCGCGGTCCGGCGCGGCCAACGCCACTCTGCCAGCCAGATGAGCACCGCGATGGTGATCGCGGCGAAGAGGATCCACCCACCCGTGTCAGGCAGCGACCAGGCATCGAAGTTCAGCAACTGCTTGTGCCCGAAAAGGGGTGGTTGGTAGGCCATGCCTTCCACTTTGATCGCCGCGTGCGGGTCCAGGTCGTGCCCGTATTTGTACCCCCACGAATACATGTCCCACATGGCCCACAGTACAAAGGCCCCGAGCACCAGAAGCCAGGTGAAGAGCGCACCACGCCGACCGATCAGCGCCGAGATGACCCCCCACCCGACGAGCAGGCCGATCGCGTAGCGCATGATGGCGAATTCCGGGAACATGTCATTCTCGATGGTGGCCATGCCGATGTAGTGGTTCAGCCCGTTGATGTTGCGCACGTCCCCGGAGAAGCGATCATGGAAGATCTGCAGGTAGAGTCCCTCCGGGTATTGTGGCGCAATCAGGTCGATGCGCCAGATGGGGACCACCAGCAGCGCACCGATGGACAGTGCCGCGAGTGCGATGGCGATGCGCGAGATCGGTCGAAGTCTGGGAACTGTGGTCATGATCAGGGTTTTGTGGCAACGGCGGGTTGTCTCCCGCCGTTGCCACGTTTCATCCTACGAGGGCGGGCAGGACTAGGATCCCGCATCCACCGAACGGGTCTCGGCCTTCAGTTCCACCTTGCTGCCGGCTGGTGAAACCCGCACATAGCCTTGCATCTCCTGGTGCAGTGCGCTGCAGAAGTCGGTACAGTACATGGGCACCACGCCGACCTGGTCCGGCACCCACTTCAGTGTTTGCGTTTCACCCGGCATGATCAAGAGTTCCGCGGTGGCCGCCCCTTTGATCGCGAAGCCGTGCGGTACATCCCAGTCCTGTTCCAGGTTGGTGATGTGGAAGTACACTTCATCTCCCACCTTCACCCCTTCGATGTTGTCCGGGGTGAAGTGTGAACGGATGGTGGTCATCCACACATGCACCTCGTTGCCCTTCCGTTCGATCCTGGTTTCGCTTTCGCCCTTGGCCAGGTAGGGGTGCTTGTTCTTGTTGATGTCGAAGAACTTCACCTCGCGTGGTTTGACGAGTTCGGCCGGCAATGCCTGTGCGTAGTGCGGTTCACCGATCGTGGGGAAGTCCAGCAAGAGCTCCATCTTGTCGCCTTCTATGCTGAAGAGCTGTGCGCTCTGGGCCAGTTCAGGACCAGTGGGCAGGAAGCGGTCCTTGGTGATCTTGTTGTACGCGATCACGTACTTGCCCCAGGGCTTCTTGCTGTCGCCGCCGGGCACGCACAGGTGGCCGATGCTGTAGTATGTGGGTACGCGGTCCAGCACCTCCAGGCTCTTCAGGCTCCACTTCACGATCTCGCTGCTCACGAACATGGAGGTGTAGGCGTTCCCGTTCGCGTCGAATTCGGTGTGCAGAGGCCCGAGGCCCGGCTTTTTCACCTCGCCATGCAGCACGCTCTCGTACTTCAGCACGGGGATGCCCATGAAATCGCCGTCGTGATCCTTGGCGGCTATCGCGGCTTGGATCTTCGTGAAGGAGAAAACGGGGATCAGTGCTGCCAACTTGCCGCTGCCTACGATGTACTCCCCGGTGGGATCCACATCGCAGCCGTGGGGTGATTTCGGGCAAGGCATGAAATAGACCAGGTCGGTAAGCTCGCGCGGGTCCAACTGGAGTACCTCTTTCATCACCGTGCTCTCGCCCGTGTGCGTCTCGTCGTTGTACCAGTTGCTGTAGTACTCCACAGGCACCTTGCGGCCTTTGCCCGCCTTCGCGTATTCCTCGGCCTTTTTCCAGTTCACGGCCATGATGAAGTCCTTGTCGCGTTGGCTGGCGTTCACTTCCAGCAGACTGTAGGCTTGTTCACTGTTGTAGCAGCTGAAGAAGAACCAGCCGTCGCTCGGGCCTTTACCGGTGTGGCTCAGGTCGAAGTTCATGCCCGGGGTGATGATCTGGAAGGCGATGGACATCTTGCCGCTCTCCGGCTCCGGGTGGATGAAGCTCACCGTGCCCTTGAAATTCTCCCGGTAGCTCTCGATCGGCACATCGCGTTCGGTATCGGTGCCCATGGGGATGGAGAAACGCGTGCCGCTGATCACGTACTCGCTGTTCGGCGTCGTGAACGGTGAACTGTGGTTGCCCGCGCAGTTCGGGATCTCGATGATGCTCTTCGTGCGGAACGTGCCCAGGTCCACCAAGGCGATGCGCGGTGTGTTGTTGCCGTTGATGAAGCACCACTTGCCATCGGGCACCCCATCCGTCATGGACAGCTCCGGATGGTGCGAATCGTCCCAGGGAATGAAGCCATGCGTGGTCATCAGCATCGGTTTGGTCTCC
Protein-coding sequences here:
- a CDS encoding nitrous oxide reductase accessory protein NosL; its protein translation is MTTVPRLRPISRIAIALAALSIGALLVVPIWRIDLIAPQYPEGLYLQIFHDRFSGDVRNINGLNHYIGMATIENDMFPEFAIMRYAIGLLVGWGVISALIGRRGALFTWLLVLGAFVLWAMWDMYSWGYKYGHDLDPHAAIKVEGMAYQPPLFGHKQLLNFDAWSLPDTGGWILFAAITIAVLIWLAEWRWPRRTAATAPREAGQQVPPQAHVLALIGMLSLTSCASDGPPVIDFGQVECAYCRMNVMDRQFASAIVTKAGRTYAFDSPECMVQHVAEGRIAEDQVQGWWVCDHARPGEVIDATTAYYLHATTLRSPMNGNVAAFSDAETRAVAIVTHPGGSLDWAATRKLLSTH
- the nosZ gene encoding Sec-dependent nitrous-oxide reductase, with protein sequence MKRSLKTTTLLLGSGAALFLLFNTMQGCRPQTTQAAVTGEAGSKTYVKPGSYDEFYNFVSGGFSGQLSVYGLPSGRMLRNIPVFSVNPESGWGYSEETKPMLMTTHGFIPWDDSHHPELSMTDGVPDGKWCFINGNNTPRIALVDLGTFRTKSIIEIPNCAGNHSSPFTTPNSEYVISGTRFSIPMGTDTERDVPIESYRENFKGTVSFIHPEPESGKMSIAFQIITPGMNFDLSHTGKGPSDGWFFFSCYNSEQAYSLLEVNASQRDKDFIMAVNWKKAEEYAKAGKGRKVPVEYYSNWYNDETHTGESTVMKEVLQLDPRELTDLVYFMPCPKSPHGCDVDPTGEYIVGSGKLAALIPVFSFTKIQAAIAAKDHDGDFMGIPVLKYESVLHGEVKKPGLGPLHTEFDANGNAYTSMFVSSEIVKWSLKSLEVLDRVPTYYSIGHLCVPGGDSKKPWGKYVIAYNKITKDRFLPTGPELAQSAQLFSIEGDKMELLLDFPTIGEPHYAQALPAELVKPREVKFFDINKNKHPYLAKGESETRIERKGNEVHVWMTTIRSHFTPDNIEGVKVGDEVYFHITNLEQDWDVPHGFAIKGAATAELLIMPGETQTLKWVPDQVGVVPMYCTDFCSALHQEMQGYVRVSPAGSKVELKAETRSVDAGS